One Saccharomyces mikatae IFO 1815 strain IFO1815 genome assembly, chromosome: 16 genomic region harbors:
- the HAT1 gene encoding histone acetyltransferase catalytic subunit HAT1 (similar to Saccharomyces cerevisiae HAT1 (YPL001W); ancestral locus Anc_8.90), which translates to MSADDFKPEKWTSSANEALKVSIVGENAVQFSPLFTYPIYGDSEKIYGYKDLVIHLAFDSITFKPYVNVKYSAKLKDDEVVDVQEKLLSFLPQNDVIVRDEAKWVDCFTEERKIHDLPDSFKKVSEYSLNGEEYVIYKTSLIDDFVRKMHRRVQIFSILFIEAANYIDETDSNWEVFWLLNKKSKKLVGFVTTYRYWHYLGGQSFDENIDQKFRAKISQFLIFPPYQDKGHGSCLYDAIVQSWLLNKNITEITVEDPNEAFDDLRDRNDLQRLRKMGFDTILQKNSQLSDKALESSRKSFKLEERQFNRLLEMLLLSNNSPLFELRVKKRLFIKNYDALNQTDPDEAKEALQNSFELVKDDYRRIIESINTSEV; encoded by the coding sequence ATGTCTGCTGATGATTTTAAGCCCGAGAAGTGGACTTCAAGCGCCAACGAAGCCTTGAAAGTTTCCATAGTTGGAGAAAACGCTGTCCAATTCTCACCATTATTTACGTATCCAATCTATGGCGACTCAGAAAAGATATACGGCTACAAGGACCTCGTCATCCACCTAGCATTCGATTCGATAACATTCAAGCCTTATGTCAATGTTAAGTACTCAGCAAAATTAAAGGATGATGAGGTTGTGGACGTACAAGAAAAGTTACTCTCTTTTCTACCACAGaatgatgtaattgttAGGGATGAAGCCAAATGGGTGGATTGTTTTACGGAAGAACGAAAAATACATGACTTACCTGATAGCTTTAAAAAGGTATCAgaatattctttgaatGGGGAAGAGTAtgttatatataaaacgaGTTTGATTGACGATTTTGTCAGGAAGATGCATCGTCGTGTTCAAATCTTCTCAATACTTTTTATCGAAGCTGCAAATTATATAGACGAAACTGACTCAAATTGGGAAGTGTTTTGGttattgaacaagaaatcaaaaaagttGGTTGGTTTTGTCACTACTTACAGGTACTGGCATTACCTAGGGGGACAATCCTTTGATGAGAATATAGACCAAAAATTTAGGGCTAAAATATCTCAATTTCTTATCTTTCCACCTTATCAAGATAAAGGGCACGGATCCTGTCTTTATGATGCTATAGTCCAGTCTTGGTTgttgaacaaaaacattACTGAAATAACTGTAGAGGATCCCAACGAAGCGTTTGACGATCTTCGTGACAGGAACGATCTCCAAAGGCTACGAAAAATGGGTTTTGATACTATTTTACAGAAAAACTCGCAGCTTTCTGATAAGGCTTTGGAATCAAGTCGTAAATCTTTTAAGTTGGAAGAAAGACAGTTTAATCGCCTTTTAGAAATGCTACTTTTATCCAACAATTCTCCACTCTTTGAATTGAGGGTGAAAAAACGGCTCTTCATCAAGAATTATGATGCCCTCAACCAAACTGACCCGGATGAGGCAAAAGAAGCTTTACAAAACTCATTTGAGCTGGTTAAAGATGATTATAGGCGTATTATAGAATCGATAAATACTTCTGAAGTTTAG